In Candidatus Sericytochromatia bacterium, the following are encoded in one genomic region:
- a CDS encoding enoyl-CoA hydratase-related protein: MTTATQQYVKLRIDDRVAIVTIDHPPVNALNTATMSELSAVLDQVADDPQVKAVVVTGNGMAFVAGADINEIAALTDPASAKGLVQGGQAVFSKLENLKKPVIAAINGVALGGGLELALACHIRIASDRAKLGLVEINLGIMPGFGGTARLPRVVGWAKATEMMLTADTITAQEAFRVGLVNKVVPEGDVLKQALGLAKKITGFGGKAIEAIMTSLNEGRELSLEAHLEREASLFAGLTETKDMREGVAAFKEKRRPAFTDQ, from the coding sequence ATGACCACGGCGACCCAGCAGTACGTGAAACTTCGCATCGATGATCGCGTGGCGATCGTCACGATCGACCATCCCCCCGTCAACGCCCTCAACACGGCCACCATGAGCGAGCTGTCGGCCGTGCTTGACCAGGTGGCGGACGACCCGCAGGTCAAGGCGGTGGTCGTGACCGGCAACGGCATGGCCTTCGTGGCCGGGGCCGACATCAACGAGATCGCGGCCCTGACGGATCCGGCCTCGGCCAAGGGGCTGGTGCAGGGTGGTCAGGCCGTCTTCAGCAAGCTGGAGAACCTGAAAAAGCCGGTGATCGCCGCCATCAACGGGGTGGCCCTGGGCGGCGGCCTGGAACTGGCGCTGGCCTGCCACATCCGGATCGCCTCGGACCGGGCCAAGCTGGGCCTGGTGGAGATCAACCTCGGCATCATGCCGGGCTTCGGCGGCACGGCGCGCCTGCCGCGCGTGGTCGGCTGGGCCAAGGCCACCGAGATGATGCTGACGGCCGACACGATCACGGCCCAGGAGGCCTTCCGCGTGGGCCTGGTCAACAAGGTCGTGCCCGAAGGTGACGTGCTCAAGCAGGCGCTGGGCCTGGCCAAGAAGATCACGGGCTTTGGCGGCAAGGCGATCGAGGCCATCATGACCAGTCTGAACGAGGGCCGCGAGCTGTCGCTCGAGGCGCATCTGGAGCGCGAGGCCAGCCTGTTCGCCGGGCTGACCGAAACCAAGGACATGCGCGAGGGCGTGGCGGCCTTCAAGGAGAAGCGCCGTCCAGCCTTCACCGACCAGTAG
- a CDS encoding 3-hydroxyacyl-CoA dehydrogenase, which yields MAYIYKAAIIGGGTMGGGIAQVVSFSGLPVVIKDINQDAVDKGIEAARQVYASRVKKGKMTQSEMDQKMMLISGSTTYDGFDDVDLVIEAVTEKMEIKKAVFKELDAVCPPSCIFASNTSALSISELAAVTKRADKVIGMHFFNPAPVMKLVEIIPGIETSEDTINDVMDFTSSLRKLPVRVEECAGFAVNRLLMPFFNEAVYAAQEGSATMEEIDAAVTERGMPMGPFFLADMLGVDVCYHVQHILHDEYGPRMAPARLLEKLYHAKRWGQKTGAGFYVHGGDASETFVAEAIAEVQAETGIKGTPFTFERLLLPMINEAAHALQEKVASPNDIDIAMMAGAGMADTTGPKGPLQIADEMGLDVVLAKLQEYQAIFGERFRPAPLLKRKVAAGQLGVKTGKGFKEHAAAFETV from the coding sequence ATGGCGTACATCTATAAAGCGGCCATCATCGGCGGCGGCACCATGGGCGGCGGCATCGCCCAGGTGGTCTCGTTTTCGGGCCTGCCGGTGGTGATCAAGGACATCAACCAGGATGCCGTCGACAAGGGCATCGAGGCGGCCCGTCAGGTCTATGCCTCGCGGGTCAAGAAGGGCAAGATGACTCAGTCCGAAATGGACCAGAAGATGATGCTGATTTCCGGCAGCACCACCTACGACGGCTTTGACGACGTCGACCTGGTGATCGAGGCCGTGACCGAGAAGATGGAGATCAAGAAAGCCGTCTTCAAGGAACTCGACGCGGTCTGTCCGCCCTCGTGCATCTTCGCCTCGAACACCTCGGCGTTGTCGATCAGCGAGCTGGCGGCCGTCACCAAGCGGGCCGACAAGGTCATCGGCATGCACTTCTTCAACCCGGCCCCGGTCATGAAACTGGTGGAGATCATCCCGGGCATCGAGACCTCGGAAGACACCATCAACGACGTGATGGACTTCACCAGCAGCCTGCGCAAGCTGCCCGTGCGGGTCGAAGAGTGCGCGGGTTTCGCGGTCAACCGCCTGCTGATGCCCTTCTTCAACGAGGCGGTCTACGCCGCGCAGGAAGGTTCGGCCACGATGGAAGAAATCGACGCGGCCGTGACGGAGCGGGGCATGCCGATGGGGCCCTTCTTCCTGGCCGACATGCTGGGCGTCGACGTGTGCTATCACGTGCAGCACATCCTGCATGACGAGTATGGTCCGCGCATGGCGCCGGCGCGCTTGCTGGAGAAGCTCTATCACGCCAAGCGCTGGGGCCAGAAGACCGGGGCCGGCTTCTACGTGCACGGCGGCGATGCCTCCGAGACCTTCGTGGCCGAGGCGATCGCCGAGGTGCAGGCCGAAACCGGCATCAAGGGCACGCCCTTCACCTTCGAGCGGCTGTTGCTGCCGATGATCAACGAGGCCGCGCACGCGCTGCAGGAGAAGGTGGCGAGCCCCAATGACATCGACATCGCCATGATGGCGGGGGCCGGCATGGCCGACACGACGGGTCCCAAGGGGCCGCTTCAGATCGCGGACGAGATGGGCCTCGACGTGGTGCTGGCCAAGTTGCAGGAATACCAGGCGATCTTTGGCGAGCGCTTCCGTCCGGCGCCCTTGCTGAAGCGCAAGGTGGCGGCCGGTCAGCTCGGCGTGAAGACCGGCAAGGGTTTCAAGGAGCACGCCGCGGCGTTCGAGACGGTCTGA
- a CDS encoding thiolase family protein, with protein MREVVVIDGVRTPVATFGGALKDMTAQELGRIVVRELLDRTGLDPALVGEVVFGCAAQGSDAPNVARVIALNAGIPKQVPAFTVHRNCASGTQAIVSGYQAIALGDHDVAIVGGCESMSNAPYINRDMRFGKRLRHSQLIDTLWEGLNDPVCNQLMGATAENLVEEFGITREEQDKYAVESHKKAFRATREGKFKDEMMTVMVPKKAAGKAVAPEAFAQDEGINPAINPQMLAMYPTIFKDGGTVTPGNSCPMNDAAAAMLLMTREKAEALGLTPLATIKGYSFAGLEPERMGLGPAYAIPKLLEKLGWSKEDIDLFEINEAFAAQVLACDRVWELPKDRLNVNGGAIALGHPIGATGVRLSISLLKEMARRGAHKGIASLCVGGGMGAAIAYERA; from the coding sequence ATGAGAGAAGTCGTAGTCATCGATGGCGTTCGGACGCCGGTCGCCACTTTCGGCGGGGCCCTGAAAGACATGACCGCCCAGGAACTGGGTCGCATCGTCGTGCGGGAACTGCTCGATCGCACCGGGCTGGATCCGGCGCTGGTCGGTGAGGTCGTCTTCGGCTGCGCCGCGCAGGGCTCCGATGCGCCCAACGTGGCGCGCGTGATCGCGCTCAACGCGGGCATTCCCAAGCAGGTGCCGGCCTTCACCGTCCACCGCAACTGCGCCTCGGGCACCCAGGCGATCGTGAGCGGCTATCAGGCGATCGCCCTCGGCGACCACGACGTGGCGATTGTCGGCGGCTGCGAATCGATGAGCAACGCCCCCTACATCAACCGCGACATGCGTTTCGGCAAGCGCCTGCGCCATTCCCAGCTGATCGACACGCTCTGGGAGGGGCTCAACGACCCCGTTTGCAACCAGCTGATGGGCGCGACGGCCGAGAACCTGGTGGAGGAATTCGGCATCACCCGCGAGGAGCAGGACAAGTACGCCGTCGAGAGCCACAAGAAGGCCTTCCGGGCGACCCGTGAGGGCAAGTTCAAGGACGAGATGATGACGGTCATGGTGCCCAAGAAGGCGGCCGGCAAGGCGGTGGCGCCGGAGGCTTTCGCCCAGGACGAGGGCATCAATCCGGCCATCAACCCGCAGATGCTGGCGATGTATCCCACCATCTTCAAGGACGGCGGCACCGTCACGCCAGGCAACTCCTGCCCGATGAACGACGCGGCGGCGGCCATGCTGCTGATGACCCGCGAGAAGGCCGAGGCCCTGGGCCTGACGCCCCTGGCCACGATCAAGGGCTACAGCTTCGCCGGGCTGGAACCCGAGCGCATGGGCCTGGGCCCCGCCTATGCCATTCCCAAGCTGCTGGAGAAGCTGGGCTGGAGCAAGGAAGACATCGACCTGTTCGAGATCAACGAGGCCTTCGCGGCCCAGGTGCTGGCCTGCGACCGGGTCTGGGAACTGCCCAAGGATCGCCTCAACGTGAACGGCGGGGCGATCGCCCTGGGGCACCCGATCGGGGCCACCGGCGTGCGGCTGTCGATCAGCCTGCTGAAGGAGATGGCCCGCCGCGGCGCCCATAAGGGCATCGCAAGCCTGTGCGTCGGCGGCGGGATGGGGGCGGCGATCGCCTACGAGCGGGCATGA